Below is a genomic region from Cellulomonas sp. P24.
CGGACCTGCCCCGCGGAATCCCGACGTGGTGTCCGTCAGACGCGTTCCTGCGAGGCGGCTGAGGACACCCGCGAGCACCCGCATGGCCCACCGCCGGGGACCACGGACCGTGTAGGTCCCCTCGTCCGCGAAGCGTGCGCCGATCACGATGTCGGTCTCCGAGAGAAGCTCGACGATCCGCGGCACGTCCCGAGGGTCGTGCTGCCCGTCGGCGTCCACCTGCACGACCACGTCGTAGCCTTCCGCCAGTGCGTACCGGAACCCGGCACGCATTGCCCCACCGACCCCGAGGTTGAACGGCAGATCGAGCACATCGACGCCGTGCAGACGGGCAACCGCGCTCGTCGAGTCTGCCGAGCCGTCGTTGACCACGAGCACACCGACCTCGGGCAGGTTCTCCGCGATCTCACGGAGTACTGCCGGGAGCGACTTCTCCTCGTTCCATGCGGGGAGGACGACCAGGACACGACGACCCGATCCATCAGACATGCCCGCCAGACTACCCATAGCCCGCAGCCGACCGACCCGATACTAGGCTGGGCGCGCTCGTCGGCACCCCGCCACCATCGACACCCCAGGATGTCCCGATCGCCATGACAGACCCTGAAGAGAATCGGGCCGCTGACGTGCGGCACCGGAGCGGTGTCGCACTCGCGTGGGTGGGAGTTGGTGCTCTCTTCTTCGCCCTCATCGCAGCGTGGTCATTCGCCACCCCTCTCATGTCCTCGCCCGACGAGCCGAGCCACGTCGTCAAGGCCGCGGCAGTCGCGCGCGGCCAGTGGAGCGGCGTCCTCGGCCCTGCTCCGACAGACACCTCGAGTCCCGGTGCGGGGACGACCGTCCAGCTCCCGAACGATCTCGCGGCCTCGGCGGCACTGCCGAACTGCTACGCGTTCCACCCGGACAACGCGGCGAGCTGCATGCCACGACTACCTGCCCGCACAGGTGCCGACGTACCCGCGGTGACCTTCGCCGGTCAGTACCCGCCGCTGTACTACGCGCTCGTCGGCTGGCCGTCGCTCTTCCTGAGCGGCGAGGCAGCGCTGTACGGGATGCGACTCGCGTCCGCCGCCATCTCCGCGGTGATGCTCGTCTGGGGTGCCTATCGCCTGACCACGGTGCGTACGAACCGGCTGATGCTCTGGGGCGCGGTGGTGGCTCTCACCCCGATGTGCCTGTTCCTCGCCGGAACTGTGAACCCTTCCGGCTGGGAGATCACCGTCGCGTTCAGCTTCTGGGCTGCGTGCCTGGCGATCGTGGCGCGTGACGGCGGTCCGACCACAGGCGCACTCGTCCAAGCGGCGGTCTCCGGTGCGGCGCTGGTGAACATCCGCGCGAGCTCGCCGCTGTGGGCGCTCGCCATCGTCGTGGTCGCGGTCCTCGTCGCGCCGCCCGGTCGCCTGCGCGACCTCGTGCGGCACCGACTGGCGCCGTGGCTCGGCGGCGTCGCGGTGCTCGCCAGCCTCGCCGCCATCGCGTGGGTCGTCACGCACGGCAGCGTCGTCAGCGCGCGGCATCTCTATCCTCAGTTCGCGAGTCTCAAGGTCACCTTGCTGACGATCAGCGCAGACACGTACGGCTACCTGCAGAACATGATCGGGAACTTCGGCTGGCTCGACACACCAGCACCGCCTCTGACGTACGTCCTGTGGTACTTCGTGCTCGGCGCAGTCATCCTGCTCGGGCTCGGTGCCGCGATGCGGGCGAGGGCAAAGGCGGGCCTCGCCCTTCTCGTCAGCGCGGTCGTTGCCGCACCGTTCGTCCTCCAGATCCCGACCGCCGCCGATGCCGGGATCATCTGGCAGGGCCGATACGGCCTTCCGCTCGCCGTCGGGGTCCCCATGCTGGCAGCGATCCTGCTCGGAGAACAGCAGCCGGCTGTCGTCGCGCTCCTGCGCCGGGTGTTCCGGGGAACGATCCCCTGGATCCTCGTCGCGCACGTCGCGGCGTTCTACTTCGCGGCCCATCGGTACGCGGAAGGCGCAACGGGCCACTTCCTCTCGTTCTCGCCGATGTGGTCCTCACCGATCGGTTACCTCACGGGCGTTGCCCTGTATGCCGTTCTCTGCACGACGCTCGCCCTCATGGTGTGGCGCAGCGCGCGCCCGGATCGGGCTCCGCACGGCCCAGCCCTGGGGCTGACATCCGTGACGCTGCCGGATCCGGCGCAGGCTCGGTGACCATGGGCGACGCCTCGAACGGGACGCCACGTCAGCCCGCTCGCGTCAGAGCGGTCGTCGTCTCGTGGAACGGCGCGCACCTCCTGCCCGACTGCCTCGACTCGCTCCTGGCACAGACGGTGGTCGACGACCTCGAGATCGTCGTCGTGGACAACGCCTCCGAGGACGGCACCCTCACGCTGCTCACCGAGCGCTACCCGACCGTCGACGTCGTGCGCAGCGACATCAACACCGGCTTTGCCGGCGGCGCCGATCTCGGTATCAGCGGGTTCAGCGGTGACTTCATCGCCCTCCTGAACAACGATGCGACGTTCGAGCCGAACGCGATCGAGAAGATGATCGCCGTCCTCGACCAACCCGGCAACGAACGTGTCGCAGCCGTCACCGCGAAGATCCTGCTTGCTGGCGCCTACCGGCTCGAGAGGGCTCCGAGAGTCGCCCGCCGTCCAGCGGGGAGCTTCCGCCGTAGCGACGGCTGGCTCGTCCCGACAGACCCTGCTGCGCCGTCGGCGTTCTTCGTCGTGAACTCCACCGGCAACGTCGTGACCCGCCGCGGAACCGGAGCCGATCGGGACTGGCTGCGCGCGGAGGGTGAGGAGTCGCACGACCCAGACGTCTTCGGGTTCTGCGGCGGTGCAGCACTGCTCCGGCGGTCTGCGATCGACGCCGTCGGCGGATTCGATCGCGACCTGTTCCTCTACTACGAGGACACGGACCTCTCGTGGCGTCTGCGCGGCGATGGGTGGACTGTCCGATACTGCGAGTCGGCGATCGCTCGGCACCGGCACGCCGCGAGCTCGGACAGCGCGAGCCCGACCTTCCGGTACTACAACACCCGCAACTCGCTCGTGGTGTTCGCGCGGCACGCCCCGGCCCCGCTCGTCGCAGGTTCGTTCGCGCGCCAGGTCACCGGGTGCGCGATCGCCGCGTTGACACACTCTGAACCACGGGCTGTCACCGGAGCACGTGTCCGCGGGCTGGTGGACTTCGCGCGACGCTCACCCGGTATCGTCCGCGAGCGCCGCCGCTGGTCCGCTGCTCGAGTCGACCGCCGTGAGGTTGCGCGGTACCTGTCCGACGCTCCGCCCACGGTGTAGCCGAGCACACGGACCGGCTACGCGCTCGCCGACTTCCGGGCGCCGTAGTTCCCCGCGACCGTCGACAGCAACGTCCCACCGAGCAAGACAGTCGCTGCGCCCGCCCCCGCGACCAGCCGCAGCTCGACCCGAGAGAACAAGCCGTGGCCGAACACGATCACCAGGAGGAAGGCCAGCGCACCCGAGAGCCAGCCCAGTGCCGCGCGAGCGTGGCGCTCGGACCCAAAACCAACTCCGTGACCTTGAGGAACACGTGCATCGCTCCATCGGACACCGCGAGTCCGAGCCCGACCGGCACTGTTCCATCCGGCGGCGAGCTCGTCGACGGAGGAAGCGATCGACGGGGAAGAGGGTTCGCATGAGCCTCCACGCTGGTCTCGCCCGGAGTCGCTCACCAGCGCGCGGAAGCTGAGGACCGCGTAACCGAGTCCCCTTGGGCAAGCTCCGGAGCGGAGACTGCGGGGCTGTCGCGTGATCTTCGATGGTTCGGCGCTGAGCGCAGGGAGTTGCCGGGGTGTCACCTCCTGCGGCTCGGGTACAACGGTGAGCCGGGTTCGTGACGAGACGGCATCGGAAGGAAGGCGGTGGCCTTCGGCCCACTCGTCGCACTGCTCGGCGACGACGGCGTCGATCAGACGAACGCTCACGGCACGATCCCGCAGGATCCCCGATGCTGTCGGTGCAGTCACGGACTCCGAGGTCCTGTCGCTCGCCCGAGGCCGCTGGACCATGTCTGATGCGAAGCCTCCCCGGGGAGAGAGGTGAACGCCAAGCGCCGACGCGGGCCGCTACGAGGTGGTTGGCAACCGCCAACAACCTCGCCGTGACGGTGTCCAGGAGCCGGTCAGACCGGGCGTTCATCACGTCGGCATCGGGCTCGCTCTCGACATTCGGCAGCATCGTGGTGCCCCGCGGCCTGGAGGGCGTCGGGGACGGAACGCATCCGACTCACCCCGTTGTGCGACCGCGCACCGTTCCCAGGAGGCGGCGCGCCGACCACTGCGACAAGCCTCGAGCGCGCGTCAGAGGTCACGCGCGTGGCCCCGGTCGCGCCGCGGGCGGTCGGGTCCCGGAAGTACGTCAACCATCCGGCACCATCCTCAGCGGTGGACAGGCCGGCT
It encodes:
- a CDS encoding DUF2142 domain-containing protein, producing MGVGALFFALIAAWSFATPLMSSPDEPSHVVKAAAVARGQWSGVLGPAPTDTSSPGAGTTVQLPNDLAASAALPNCYAFHPDNAASCMPRLPARTGADVPAVTFAGQYPPLYYALVGWPSLFLSGEAALYGMRLASAAISAVMLVWGAYRLTTVRTNRLMLWGAVVALTPMCLFLAGTVNPSGWEITVAFSFWAACLAIVARDGGPTTGALVQAAVSGAALVNIRASSPLWALAIVVVAVLVAPPGRLRDLVRHRLAPWLGGVAVLASLAAIAWVVTHGSVVSARHLYPQFASLKVTLLTISADTYGYLQNMIGNFGWLDTPAPPLTYVLWYFVLGAVILLGLGAAMRARAKAGLALLVSAVVAAPFVLQIPTAADAGIIWQGRYGLPLAVGVPMLAAILLGEQQPAVVALLRRVFRGTIPWILVAHVAAFYFAAHRYAEGATGHFLSFSPMWSSPIGYLTGVALYAVLCTTLALMVWRSARPDRAPHGPALGLTSVTLPDPAQAR
- a CDS encoding glycosyltransferase family 2 protein yields the protein MGDASNGTPRQPARVRAVVVSWNGAHLLPDCLDSLLAQTVVDDLEIVVVDNASEDGTLTLLTERYPTVDVVRSDINTGFAGGADLGISGFSGDFIALLNNDATFEPNAIEKMIAVLDQPGNERVAAVTAKILLAGAYRLERAPRVARRPAGSFRRSDGWLVPTDPAAPSAFFVVNSTGNVVTRRGTGADRDWLRAEGEESHDPDVFGFCGGAALLRRSAIDAVGGFDRDLFLYYEDTDLSWRLRGDGWTVRYCESAIARHRHAASSDSASPTFRYYNTRNSLVVFARHAPAPLVAGSFARQVTGCAIAALTHSEPRAVTGARVRGLVDFARRSPGIVRERRRWSAARVDRREVARYLSDAPPTV
- a CDS encoding transposase, with the protein product MACGSRPCRAGRLPSAPGRWTRARDVRRGYAPVVEVREGVRVVEITVAVAAGVKADGRRESLVAGLSTAEDGAGWLTYFRDPTARGATGATRVTSDARSRLVAVVGAPPPGNGARSHNGVSRMRSVPDALQAAGHHDAAECRERARCRRDERPV